In one Balaenoptera musculus isolate JJ_BM4_2016_0621 chromosome 2, mBalMus1.pri.v3, whole genome shotgun sequence genomic region, the following are encoded:
- the BTBD6 gene encoding BTB/POZ domain-containing protein 6 isoform X1, with translation MLLPLACLHGRVAQCLTALLVLAEPPPRPRRGARAHGAPPPRAEAALPAKMAAELYAPAGAAAAAATATDIANSNAAAAAAGRKGRPSAPLPALPPPAPAPPALDNNNLESPNWQSFHPTLRERNALMFNNELMADVHFVVGPPGAARRVPAHKYVLAVGSSVFYAMFYGDLAEVKSEIHIPDVEPTAFLILLKYMYSDEIDLEADTVLATLYAAKKYIVPALAKACVNFLETSLEAKNACVLLSQSRLFEEPELTQRCWEVIDAQAEMALRSEGFCEIDWQTLEIIVTREALNTKEAVVFEAVLSWAEAECKRQGLPVTPRNKRHVLGPALYLVRIPTMTLEEFANGAAQSDILTLEETHNIFLWYTAANKPLLEFPLTKRKGLAPQTCHRFQSSAYRSNQWRYRGRCDSIQFAVDRRVFIAGLGLYGSSSGRAEYSVKIELKRLGVVLAQNLTTFVSDGSSSTFSVWFEHPVQVEQDTFYTASAVLDGSELSYFGQEGMTEVQCGKVTFQFQCSSDSTNGTGVQGGQIPELIFYA, from the exons ATGCTGCTGCCCCTGGCCTGCCTGCACGGCCGGGTGGCGCAGTGCCTCACCGCGCTCCTGGTGCTCGCAGAGCCGCCCCCGAGGCCCCGGCGCGGCGCGAGGGCGCACGGCGCGCCGCCCCCGCGCGCGGAGGCCGCCCTGCCCGCGAAGATGGCCGCGGAGCTCTATGCGCCCGCCGGCGCCGCAGCCGCGGCCGCCACCGCCACGGACATCGCCAACAGcaacgccgccgccgccgccgcgggcaGGAAGGGACGGCCCAGCGCCCCGCTGCCCGCCCTGCCAccgcccgcgcccgcgccgccCGCACTCGACAACAACAACTTGGAGAGCCCCAACTGGCAGTCCTTCCACCCGACCCTGCGCGAGAG GAACGCGCTGATGTTCAACAACGAGCTCATGGCCGACGTGCACTTCGTCGTGGGGCCCCCGGGTGCGGCCCGGAGGGTGCCTGCCCACAAG TATGTCTTGGCCGTGGGTAGCTCTGTCTTTTATGCCATGTTTTACGGGGACCTGGCAGAAGTCAAGTCAGAAATCCACATCCCTGACGTGGAACCTACAGCTTTTCTCATCTTGTTGAA GTACATGTACAGTGACGAGATTGACCTGGAAGCCGACACGGTGCTGGCCACTCTGTATGCCGCCAAGAAGTACATTGTCCCCGCGTTAGCAAAAGCCTGTGTCAACTTCCTGGAGACGAGTCTGGAAGCCAAAAACGCCTGTGTGCTGCTGTCCCAGAGCCGGCTGTTTGAGGAGCCCGAGCTGACCCAGCGCTGCTGGGAGGTCATCGATGCTCAGGCTGAGATGGCCCTGAGGTCCGAAGGCTTCTGTGAAATTGACTGGCAGACGCTGGAGATCATCGTGACGCGGGAGGCCCTCAACACCAAGGAGGCTGTGGTCTTCGAGGCAGTCCTGAGCTGGGCCGAGGCAGAGTGCAAGCGGCAGGGCCTGCCGGTCACCCCGCGCAACAAGAGGCACGTTTTGGGGCCAGCCCTCTACCTGGTCCGAATTCCAACCATGACCCTGGAGGAGTTCGCCAACGGTGCCGCCCAGTCGGACATCCTGACGCTGGAGGAGACCCACAACATCTTCCTGTGGTACACGGCGGCCAACAAGCCCCTCCTCGAATTCCCCCTGACCAAGAGGAAGGGCCTCGCCCCGCAGACGTGCCACCGCTTCCAGTCCTCCGCCTACCGCAGCAACCAGTGGCGCTACCGCGGGCGCTGCGACAGCATCCAGTTTGCCGTGGACAGGAGAGTGTTTATCGCGGGGCTGGGCTTGTACGGCTCTAGCTCCGGGAGAGCCGAGTACAGCGTGAAGATTGAACTCAAGCGGCTGGGGGTGGTCCTGGCGCAGAACCTGACCACGTTTGTTTCCGACGGCTCCAGCAGCACCTTCTCAGTCTGGTTTGAACACCCCGTGCAGGTGGAGCAGGACACCTTCTACACCGCCAGCGCCGTCCTGGATGGCAGCGAGCTCAGCTACTTCGGGCAGGAGGGCATGACCGAGGTGCAGTGCGGGAAGGTGACCTTCCAGTTCCAGTGCTCTTCCGACAGCACCAACGGGACCGGGGTCCAGGGCGGCCAGATCCCCGAGCTCATCTTCTACGCCTGA
- the BTBD6 gene encoding BTB/POZ domain-containing protein 6 isoform X2 encodes MFYGDLAEVKSEIHIPDVEPTAFLILLKYMYSDEIDLEADTVLATLYAAKKYIVPALAKACVNFLETSLEAKNACVLLSQSRLFEEPELTQRCWEVIDAQAEMALRSEGFCEIDWQTLEIIVTREALNTKEAVVFEAVLSWAEAECKRQGLPVTPRNKRHVLGPALYLVRIPTMTLEEFANGAAQSDILTLEETHNIFLWYTAANKPLLEFPLTKRKGLAPQTCHRFQSSAYRSNQWRYRGRCDSIQFAVDRRVFIAGLGLYGSSSGRAEYSVKIELKRLGVVLAQNLTTFVSDGSSSTFSVWFEHPVQVEQDTFYTASAVLDGSELSYFGQEGMTEVQCGKVTFQFQCSSDSTNGTGVQGGQIPELIFYA; translated from the exons ATGTTTTACGGGGACCTGGCAGAAGTCAAGTCAGAAATCCACATCCCTGACGTGGAACCTACAGCTTTTCTCATCTTGTTGAA GTACATGTACAGTGACGAGATTGACCTGGAAGCCGACACGGTGCTGGCCACTCTGTATGCCGCCAAGAAGTACATTGTCCCCGCGTTAGCAAAAGCCTGTGTCAACTTCCTGGAGACGAGTCTGGAAGCCAAAAACGCCTGTGTGCTGCTGTCCCAGAGCCGGCTGTTTGAGGAGCCCGAGCTGACCCAGCGCTGCTGGGAGGTCATCGATGCTCAGGCTGAGATGGCCCTGAGGTCCGAAGGCTTCTGTGAAATTGACTGGCAGACGCTGGAGATCATCGTGACGCGGGAGGCCCTCAACACCAAGGAGGCTGTGGTCTTCGAGGCAGTCCTGAGCTGGGCCGAGGCAGAGTGCAAGCGGCAGGGCCTGCCGGTCACCCCGCGCAACAAGAGGCACGTTTTGGGGCCAGCCCTCTACCTGGTCCGAATTCCAACCATGACCCTGGAGGAGTTCGCCAACGGTGCCGCCCAGTCGGACATCCTGACGCTGGAGGAGACCCACAACATCTTCCTGTGGTACACGGCGGCCAACAAGCCCCTCCTCGAATTCCCCCTGACCAAGAGGAAGGGCCTCGCCCCGCAGACGTGCCACCGCTTCCAGTCCTCCGCCTACCGCAGCAACCAGTGGCGCTACCGCGGGCGCTGCGACAGCATCCAGTTTGCCGTGGACAGGAGAGTGTTTATCGCGGGGCTGGGCTTGTACGGCTCTAGCTCCGGGAGAGCCGAGTACAGCGTGAAGATTGAACTCAAGCGGCTGGGGGTGGTCCTGGCGCAGAACCTGACCACGTTTGTTTCCGACGGCTCCAGCAGCACCTTCTCAGTCTGGTTTGAACACCCCGTGCAGGTGGAGCAGGACACCTTCTACACCGCCAGCGCCGTCCTGGATGGCAGCGAGCTCAGCTACTTCGGGCAGGAGGGCATGACCGAGGTGCAGTGCGGGAAGGTGACCTTCCAGTTCCAGTGCTCTTCCGACAGCACCAACGGGACCGGGGTCCAGGGCGGCCAGATCCCCGAGCTCATCTTCTACGCCTGA